One genomic segment of Kocuria rhizophila DC2201 includes these proteins:
- a CDS encoding LCP family protein produces MDSSPAPRRRRGGDDPATPWAAHPARRTDSSGEPYELRQTGRHHRARVHRSSTRKIAVILAVLALLGVVGLGGIAALRLTGNLTSSPLNLSEEGSTSDDGPLDILVMGSDTRRGSGNSAYGSEDDAEGRTDVMMLVHVTQARDAVTVVSFPRDLIVKIPSCTDPGTGKVYPAETDMLNSAVERGGPGCTVAAINELTGVSIDHFMLADFNAVKELSTAVGGVQVCVNEAVDDPKSGLKLPAGISSVEGEQALAFLRSRAAFGNGGDEARIRSQQSFLASLTRKIQADGTLTNLPQLYRIAEVMTQNLHVDQGLTSIPELVRIAKTFNGIDPGSIAFVTAPTEPYPADPNRLQLDRAPADKLFATLRRDVSVTGSEDATGEPSASAGTASPDAAAPGGPAASSPTSSATGPAVDPTLVPVTVSNRSDAGGRDAQVARALGGKGYVKARTGSSGPQLAATQIFYHPDWALAADDVARALNVSPSQLVADYGVTGVQVAVGQDFREGDRMTREKGLPDGLEGQTAEQFTCQATADG; encoded by the coding sequence GTGGATTCCAGCCCAGCCCCCCGCAGACGCCGCGGCGGTGACGACCCCGCCACCCCGTGGGCCGCGCACCCCGCGCGGCGCACGGACAGCTCGGGAGAACCGTACGAGCTGCGCCAGACCGGGCGTCACCACCGGGCGCGCGTGCACCGCTCCTCCACCCGGAAGATCGCGGTGATCCTCGCGGTGCTGGCCCTGCTGGGCGTCGTGGGGCTGGGAGGCATCGCCGCGCTGCGGCTCACCGGCAACCTGACCTCGAGCCCGCTGAACCTCTCGGAGGAGGGGAGCACCTCGGACGACGGTCCGCTGGACATCCTGGTGATGGGCTCGGACACCCGCCGCGGCAGCGGCAACAGTGCCTACGGCAGCGAGGACGACGCCGAGGGCCGCACGGACGTGATGATGCTCGTGCACGTGACCCAGGCGCGGGACGCCGTGACCGTGGTGTCCTTCCCCCGGGACCTGATCGTCAAGATCCCTTCCTGCACGGACCCCGGCACCGGCAAGGTGTACCCCGCCGAGACGGACATGCTCAACAGTGCGGTGGAGCGCGGCGGGCCGGGCTGCACGGTCGCCGCGATCAACGAGCTCACCGGCGTGAGCATCGACCACTTCATGCTCGCGGACTTCAACGCCGTCAAGGAGCTCTCCACCGCGGTGGGCGGCGTGCAGGTGTGCGTCAACGAGGCCGTGGACGACCCCAAGTCCGGCCTCAAGCTGCCCGCGGGGATCTCCTCGGTGGAGGGGGAGCAGGCCCTCGCGTTCCTGCGCTCCCGCGCGGCCTTCGGCAACGGCGGGGACGAGGCGCGGATCCGCTCGCAGCAGTCCTTCCTGGCCTCCCTCACCCGCAAGATCCAGGCGGACGGCACGCTCACCAACCTGCCGCAGCTCTACCGCATCGCCGAGGTCATGACCCAGAACCTGCACGTGGACCAGGGGCTGACCTCCATCCCGGAGCTCGTGAGGATCGCCAAGACGTTCAACGGCATCGACCCCGGGAGCATCGCGTTCGTCACCGCACCCACCGAGCCCTACCCCGCGGACCCCAACCGGCTGCAGCTGGACCGGGCCCCCGCGGACAAGCTGTTCGCCACCCTGCGTCGGGACGTGTCCGTGACCGGTTCCGAGGACGCCACGGGCGAGCCCTCGGCCTCGGCGGGCACCGCCTCGCCGGACGCCGCGGCACCGGGCGGCCCCGCGGCGTCGTCGCCCACCTCGAGCGCCACCGGGCCTGCGGTGGACCCGACCCTGGTGCCGGTCACCGTGAGCAACCGATCCGACGCCGGTGGGCGGGACGCCCAGGTGGCGCGCGCGCTCGGGGGCAAGGGCTACGTGAAGGCGCGCACCGGCTCCTCCGGCCCGCAGCTGGCCGCCACGCAGATCTTCTACCACCCGGACTGGGCCCTGGCCGCCGACGACGTCGCCCGCGCCCTCAACGTCTCGCCGAGCCAGCTCGTCGCGGACTACGGGGTCACGGGCGTGCAGGTGGCGGTGGGACAGGACTTCCGCGAGGGGGACCGGATGACGCGCGAGAAGGGCCTGCCGGACGGACTCGAGGGCCAGACCGCGGAACAGTTCACCTGCCAGGCCACCGCGGACGGGTGA
- a CDS encoding GTPase Era, with protein MTQDPSEHAQDFRAGFAVFVGRPNVGKSTLTNALVGRKVAITSNRPQTTRHTIRGIVHRPDGQLILVDTPGLHRPRTLLGQRLNDVVAETLGEVDVIGFCVPADQKVGPGDRYIAQQVVAAVGRTPVVAIVTKADLVPQDRLMEQLLAVSELGREVVSAERVQREARRRRRDAASSGPSAPARDRDAAEEEPGWAHVIPVSAADGFQVDELGELLVSLMPVSPPLYPEGDLTDEPEVTMMGELIREAALEGVRDELPHSLAVVVDEVSEREGRSAQNPMLDVHASLYVERPSQKAIVIGKRGARLREIGTRARSQIEALLGTRIYLDLHVKVAKEWQRDPKQLSKLGF; from the coding sequence ATGACTCAGGACCCTTCCGAGCACGCGCAGGACTTCCGGGCCGGCTTCGCCGTGTTCGTGGGCCGCCCCAACGTGGGCAAGTCCACGCTCACCAACGCGCTGGTGGGCCGCAAGGTGGCGATCACCTCCAACCGGCCGCAGACCACGCGGCACACCATCCGCGGCATCGTCCACCGCCCGGACGGGCAGCTGATCCTCGTGGACACCCCCGGGCTGCACCGCCCGCGCACCCTGCTGGGCCAGCGGCTCAACGACGTGGTCGCGGAGACCCTGGGCGAGGTGGACGTGATCGGCTTCTGTGTGCCCGCGGACCAGAAGGTAGGACCCGGTGACCGCTACATCGCGCAGCAGGTGGTGGCCGCCGTCGGACGCACCCCCGTGGTCGCGATCGTGACCAAGGCGGACCTCGTGCCGCAGGACCGGCTCATGGAGCAGTTGCTCGCGGTCAGCGAGCTCGGCCGGGAGGTCGTCTCGGCCGAGCGCGTCCAGCGTGAGGCCCGCCGACGACGCCGCGACGCCGCGTCGTCGGGGCCGTCCGCCCCCGCGCGCGACCGGGACGCGGCCGAGGAGGAGCCCGGCTGGGCGCACGTGATCCCGGTGAGCGCCGCGGACGGCTTCCAGGTGGACGAGCTCGGCGAGCTGCTGGTGTCGCTGATGCCCGTCTCACCGCCGCTGTACCCCGAGGGGGATCTCACGGATGAGCCCGAGGTGACCATGATGGGCGAGCTCATCCGCGAGGCCGCCCTGGAGGGGGTCCGTGACGAGCTGCCTCACTCGCTCGCCGTGGTGGTGGACGAGGTCTCCGAGCGCGAGGGCCGCTCCGCGCAGAACCCCATGCTGGACGTGCACGCGAGCCTCTACGTGGAGCGCCCCTCCCAGAAGGCCATCGTGATCGGCAAGCGGGGGGCTCGGCTGCGGGAGATCGGCACCCGTGCGCGGAGTCAGATCGAGGCCCTGCTCGGCACGCGCATCTACCTGGACCTGCACGTGAAGGTGGCCAAGGAGTGGCAGCGGGACCCCAAGCAGCTGTCCAAGCTCGGATTCTGA
- the ybeY gene encoding rRNA maturation RNase YbeY encodes MSVAFDLPWGGPEELVQLPDAYRAVDTEQLSALVALAFERWHLHPDTEVSIAVVDEERMTQLHEQWLDLPGATDVMSFPMDELREGTPERPSLGVLGDVVLCPPVAARQAAAAGHSTQDELCLLTAHSLLHLLGHDHAEEHERARMFAAQRGLLEEFLGRDAPVETMS; translated from the coding sequence GTGAGCGTGGCCTTTGACCTGCCGTGGGGGGGCCCCGAGGAGCTCGTCCAGCTGCCGGACGCCTACCGCGCGGTGGACACCGAGCAGCTCTCGGCGCTCGTGGCGCTGGCCTTCGAGCGCTGGCACCTGCACCCGGACACCGAGGTGAGCATCGCCGTGGTGGACGAGGAGCGCATGACGCAGCTGCACGAGCAGTGGCTGGACTTGCCCGGTGCCACGGACGTGATGTCCTTCCCCATGGACGAGCTGCGCGAGGGCACGCCCGAGAGGCCTTCCCTGGGGGTGCTCGGGGACGTGGTGCTCTGCCCGCCCGTGGCCGCGCGCCAGGCGGCCGCCGCAGGGCACAGCACGCAGGACGAGCTGTGCCTGCTCACCGCCCATTCCCTGCTCCACCTGCTGGGCCACGACCACGCCGAGGAGCACGAGCGCGCGCGGATGTTCGCCGCCCAGCGGGGCCTGCTGGAGGAGTTCCTGGGCCGGGACGCCCCCGTGGAGACCATGTCGTGA
- a CDS encoding PhoH family protein has translation MTERLEGTDTLTTAPRETTRVSVHLPDRDTAVRALGHSDSTLRLLEQQFPAVRMTVRDLDVALEGPVVDTRLAASLLEELLAMALRGTEITERTVLRVARMMRDAQDMRPSGALSSSILSTRGKTIRPKTVNQKTYVDAIDEHTVVFGIGPAGTGKTYLAMAKAVRALQAKEVNRIILTRPAVEAGERLGFLPGSLNDKIDPYLRPLYDALHDMMDPESIPRLMEAGSIEVAPLAYMRGRTLNDAFVILDEAQNTTPEQMKMFLTRLGFGSRIVVTGDVTQVDLPGATKSGLRQVQHVLGGIDDIAFCELTAADVVRHELVGEIVAAYDQFDTTNRHRVERSRRKEDRRAARAPHGAGERTSDAEGSLR, from the coding sequence ATGACCGAACGACTCGAGGGGACCGACACCCTGACTACTGCACCCCGTGAGACCACCCGCGTGAGCGTCCACCTGCCGGACCGGGACACCGCCGTCCGCGCCCTGGGCCACTCCGACTCCACCCTGCGGCTGCTCGAGCAGCAGTTCCCGGCCGTGCGCATGACCGTGCGGGACCTCGACGTCGCGCTCGAGGGGCCGGTCGTGGACACCCGTCTGGCGGCGTCGCTGCTCGAGGAGCTGCTGGCCATGGCGCTGCGCGGCACCGAGATCACCGAGCGCACCGTGCTGCGCGTGGCCCGCATGATGCGCGATGCCCAGGACATGCGGCCCTCCGGCGCGCTGTCCTCGAGCATCCTCTCCACGCGGGGCAAGACCATCCGCCCCAAGACGGTCAACCAGAAGACGTACGTGGACGCCATCGACGAGCACACGGTGGTCTTCGGCATCGGCCCGGCGGGCACCGGCAAGACCTACCTGGCCATGGCCAAGGCCGTGCGCGCGCTGCAGGCCAAGGAGGTCAACCGGATCATCCTCACCCGTCCCGCGGTGGAGGCCGGCGAGCGGCTCGGGTTCCTGCCGGGGTCCCTCAACGACAAGATCGACCCGTACCTGCGCCCGCTCTACGACGCGCTGCACGACATGATGGACCCCGAGTCCATCCCGCGGCTCATGGAGGCGGGCAGCATCGAGGTGGCGCCCCTGGCGTACATGCGCGGACGCACCCTCAACGACGCCTTCGTGATCCTGGACGAGGCCCAGAACACCACCCCGGAGCAGATGAAGATGTTCCTCACGCGCCTGGGCTTCGGCTCCCGGATCGTGGTCACCGGGGACGTCACCCAGGTGGACCTGCCCGGGGCCACGAAGTCCGGGCTGCGCCAGGTCCAGCACGTGCTGGGCGGGATCGACGACATCGCCTTCTGCGAACTGACCGCGGCGGACGTGGTGCGCCACGAGCTCGTGGGCGAGATCGTGGCCGCGTACGACCAGTTCGACACCACCAACAGGCACCGCGTGGAGCGCTCGCGCCGCAAGGAGGACCGCCGGGCGGCCCGGGCGCCGCACGGGGCGGGGGAGCGCACGTCGGACGCCGAGGGAAGCCTCCGGTGA